From one Planococcus citri chromosome 3, ihPlaCitr1.1, whole genome shotgun sequence genomic stretch:
- the pink gene encoding uncharacterized protein pink, with translation MAVNQKQEVILLHTENHKNTFYLPLKRSERIKYTCFTVSKNYIVFGATSGGLYAFKRNPCSFWQLIPSKESAVTHVSISSSENFIAFSTNKGILCILELNEINCGKLVIRSDDLSDSEISTLCWTDDNNKPTLYVGDSTGRVSFLKLSFLSKNILHLPTTIFMTLDSKIIQLCWLSDFLLVSTLSRCYLCDTVKEQFKQIGHQLRDGMYGACFTKNANNIRIFCARPGSRLWEVNLDAVVHSTHQFKQQLAIPPSSFISVYEEPRIIGKEQNKTEWSAQSFNFIKLYDLLGRYIFTYKKDGIYILNVDMANILFWSNFFTDIVDVQCISNNIFLWTAQGDLHELVLLPVEKCLLSLYLKKQYSLCVDVICSHFDRLTQEEPLATLHPLRDFEYPEIDSEKCEIFQNFKQKLKSIPIQGVELSSGIYMVNNAHLSSRLLDDNRLQSTHKHRSLNRCDSEESRQRSHSLPSNLKKTHENDTKSSTFTISSFAQDLQASENLYLEMGLYSSPYLTLASYEILQDSFAELGASFSEKFTESSKHLKEKWQLFENKLNSLRNKKPDENNLLRDRLMSQYGDMKGDRTDDDDEPIVEVRKKKTVQVEFDFSQIIDKCNEIDENSPDVDSDKVINLLNTIIEEFFKVSERLGFDVNSSYSCFPFNSMPDKEVVKLKKVFKTFFAKNNLLDWFDSRSFPLQIDNVNWVEKHPSLLRQIFTADDLKLDYLLSKVLAIFSELLNVSSILEMIKSFELSCYYLSFCYIIKYYQNGDVRLERNNHTKTKNNQWPLPVYLNAMLLMISVDQWEAFYEMGLKNNIDACDVAYMMLHLEANIMDSGDKYKEICLTYIQRLCLKDTSCLKNISIVYLAIKLFVYLNEKFESCCASCWFLLPQQTCRVKFLPLGHLLMAHIWSIFEDQYLSVTHSNVTKQLLPYESLLFFERLVNEREYEPLSNICYKNADKCVHAVCENLKTYVQDISADNLRSLLLLFHLICSLCHRIPELWKYLPSLQRNSKLKLFHVQHFLQLGMIEEIESYFEILTVEDAQKILTMNASLGNGICLNCGSKMPSCGILSWNKLAVFILKRINVRNTLKILSEFSENIQLDKSFYRSAILTSVPGIGNELRDQVLASVGDHFDVNRVSLDVHEQLSEALKKDKLEKALKIRPSNANHWGISINVDDTNQAICYCCSLPLFSQSLIKEDNGGIMVFSCNHTYHTVCLKNKDCTAICLVCDRFLR, from the exons ATGGCTGTGAACCAAAAACAAGAAGTAATTCTGTTGCATACAGAGAATCACAAGAATACTTTTTATTTACCTCTGAAGAGAAGTGAACGAATCAAG TACACTTGCTTCACGGTATCGAAGAATTATATCGTGTTTGGAGCTACCAGCGGAGGTCTATATGCATTCAAAAGAAATCCTTGCAGCTTTTGGCAGCTAATCCCTAGCAAA GAAAGCGCTGTCACTCATGTATCTATTTCATCTTCGGAGAATTTTATTGCTTTCTCGACCAACAAAGGCATCTTGTGTATTTTGGAACTGAACGAGATCAACTGCGGTAAACTAGTTATACGATCTGATGATCTGAGCGATTCGGAGATTTCAACTTTATGTTGGACAGATGATAACAACAAACCTACTCTTTATGTGGGTGACAGTACCGGACGAGTTTCGTTCTTAAAACTATCTTTTCTG agtaaaAACATTCTTCACCTGCCTACCACTATTTTCATGACTCTGGATTCGAAAATCATACAGTTATGTTGGCTTAGCGATTTCCTTCTCGTTTCTACGTTATCGAGATGTTATTTATGTGATACGGTCAAAGAGCAATTTAAACAGATCGGTCACCAATTACGTGACGGTATGTACGGCGCGTGTTTCACGAAAAATGCCAACAATATTAGAATTTTCTGCGCTCGACCAGGATCCAGATTATGGGAAGTAAATCTCGATGCTGTCGTCCATAGCACTCATCAGTTCAAACAGCAGTTGGCCATACCTCCATCTTCGTTCATCTCAGTCTACGAAGAACCGAGAATCATCGGTAAAGAGCAGAATAAAACCGAATGGTCGGCTCAGTCgttcaatttcatcaaactgtACGATTTACTAGGCCGATATATATTCACGTATAAAAAAGACGGAATATATATTCTGAACGTCGACATGGCCAACATATTATTTTGGAGTAATTTCTTCACAGATATTGTCGACGTTCAGTGTATCTCTAACAATATCTTTTTATGGACTGCTCAAGGAGATCTACACGAGCTGGTTTTATTACCGGTGGAAAAGTGTCTGCTGAGCTTATACTTGAAGAAACAATACTCCTTATGCGTCGATGTAATTTGCTCGCACTTCGATCGATTAACGCAAGAAGAACCGCTGGCAACATTACATCCTTTACGTGACTTCGAATACCCTGAAATAGATTCGgaaaagtgtgaaatttttcaaaacttcaaacagaaattgaaatctATTCCCATCCAAGGCGTCGAATTGAGTTCCGGTATTTATATGGTGAATAACGCGCATTTATCCAGTCGCCTGTTGGACGATAATCGTTTACAATCGACGCACAAGCATCGCTCTCTGAACAGATGCGATTCCGAAGAAAGTCGTCAACGATCTCACAGTTTAccttcgaatttgaaaaagacaCACGAAAACGATACGAAATCCAGCACTTTTACAATCTCTTCGTTCGCTCAAGATTTGCAAGCTTCCGAAAACCTATACTTGGAAATGGGCTTATACAGTTCGCCTTATTTGACGTTAGCATCTTACGAAATACTTCAAGATAGCTTCGCCGAGTTGGGAGCCAGTTTTTCGGAAAAATTCACCGAAAGCTCTAAACACCTGAAGGAGAAATGGCAGCTGTTTGAAAATAAACTAAATTCTCTTCGTAATAAAAAGCCAGACGAAAATAATCTTCTTCGGGATCGTCTCATGAGCCAATACGGTGATATGAAAGGAGATCGTactgacgatgacgacgaaccAATCGTAGAAGTACGTAAAAAGAAAACCGTCCAAGTGGAATTTGATTTCTCTCAGATAATCGATAAATGTAACGAAATAGACGAAAATTCGCCGGATGTCGATTCGGATAAAGTCATTAATTTACTCAATACCATTATcgaggaatttttcaaagtatccGAGAGGCTGGGATTCGATGTAAATTCGTCGTATTCGTGTTTTCCTTTCAACTCGATGCCAGATAAGGAAGTTGTCAAACTCAAAAAGGTTTTCAAGACTTTCTTCGCTAAGAATAATCTGCTCGATTGGTTCGACAGTAGATCGTTTCCTCTACAAATCGATAATGTGAATTGGGTCGAGAAGCATCCTTCGTTACTCAGACAGATATTTACAGCCGATGATTTGAAACTAGATTACCTGCTTAGCAAAGTGTTAGCAATATTCTCCGAACTTCTAAACGTTTCGTCGATATTGGAAATGATCAAATCGTTCGAATTATCCTGTTATTATTTATCATTCTGCTACattataaaatattatcaaaacgGAGACGTTCGACTGGAGAGGAATAACCatacgaaaacgaaaaacaatCAGTGGCCTTTACCGGTATATTTGAACGCTATGTTATTAATGATCAGCGTAGATCAATGGGAAGCATTTTACGAAATGGGATTGAAAAATAACATCGACGCTTGCGACGTTGCCTACATGATGTTACATCTAGAAGCCAACATAATGGATAGCGGTGATAAATATAAAGAAATTTGTCTAACGTATATCCAAAGACTTTGTCTAAAGGATACCAGCTGTTTGAAGAATATCAGCATCGTGTACCTCGCCATCAAACTGTTCGTTTACTTGAATGAGAAATTCGAATCGTGCTGCGCCTCGTGCTGGTTCCTACTTCCTCAGCAAACATGCAGAGTGAAATTCCTTCCATTAGGTCATCTGTTGATGGCTCATATTTGGAGTATTTTCGAGGATCAATATCTAAGCGTGACCCATTCCAACGTAACGAAACAATTATTACCTTACGAATCGTTGTTATTTTTCGAAAGATTAGTCAACGAAAGAGAATACGAACCTTTATCCAATATATGCTACAAAAATGCAGACAAATGTGTTCACGCTGTTTGTGAAAACCTGAAAACATACGTCCAAGATATTTCTGCGGATAACCTTCGTTCTTTGTTATTATTATTCCATCTTATATGCAGCCTATGCCATCGTATCCCTGAATTATGGAAATATCTACCGTCCTTGCAAAGAAATAGTAAATTGAAGCTGTTCCACGTGCAACATTTCTTGCAATTGGGAATGATCGAAGAGATCGAATCGTATTTCGAGATACTTACGGTCGAAGATGCGCAGAAAATATTGACCATGAATGCTAGCCTCGGTAATGGTATTTGTCTGAATTGCGGTAGTAAAATGCCCAGCTGTGGGATCCTATCGTGGAATAAATTAGCTGTATTCATACTGAAACGAATAAATGTCAGAAACACTCTGAAAATATTGAgcgaattttctgaaaatattcaattagaTAAAAG tttttatcgATCAGCGATTTTAACGTCTGTACCTGGCATTGGTAACGAATTAAGGGACCAAGTTCTGGCTTCTGTTGGCGATCATTTTGACGTGAATCGCGTTTCATTGGAC GTCCACGAACAGCTCAGCGAAGCTTTGAAAAAGGATAAATTGGAGAAAGCACTGAAAATCAGACCATCGAATGCCAACCATTGGGGAATTTCTATAAACGTCGATGATACCAATCAAGCGATTTGTTACTGCTGCTCATTACCATTATTCTCGCAATCACTTATCAAAGAAGATAACGGTGGCATCATGGTGTTCTCGTGTAATCACACATATCATACCGTATGTTTGAAAAACAAAGATTGCACTGCCATATGTTTAGTTTGCGATAGATTTTTACGCTAG
- the Cont gene encoding contactin — protein sequence MSLIKVSQWVLFALIHSIILPICVSQPVDPNLPLKCPENWVRHESSCYRFVKSPMRPRAEASKNCLAYDAELVNINNQEEHRFITQELNYIDPQHRRWYTGGKQQSPNYWINEGDGSSLAELSQLFLPERNGQYYGYQLNKDYIVYNFSSSGWGFEKVTGDEHLTYICEAPFSRLAHLVIEERTFTYGIDIDDPEKIPRGPYFVKQPAPVVYDLQKSESKIDVEMTCIAKGYPTPTYEWFKEDYENDKIISKRIDPMKNNRYTLSGGSLIINSPQQVIDRGSYYCKASNKFGSIVSETVLLSFGFIGEFNLKRAVEYGQQNWGKSIFCDPPEFYPKVKFYWARSRFPDLVEEDKRVFVSFDGALYFAALEQIDQGNYSCNVLSEGKDASAGKNGPVFPLIVQPNANPQQLQFANTFPKVFPEAPIAGKEVRLECVAFGYPIPSYNWTRKAGHLPKGSYMANHNRVLIIPKIRMEDEGEYICRINNDQSIKEASITLRIQAEPNFTIPITDRHVDWGTDLTWTCEAFGVPDVSYKWYKNGEPLIPQDLLTQDSARYIIQDNILTVKYVDERDNAMYQCRAKNTHKVTYSSAQLRVLKLAPTFKKRPLDAEIYAGENNRVSIICNPEAAPRPKFTWKKEDYNIGSGGPKYIIDGNLTINPVSRSDAGRYTCIAANEYGSDRSVTKLTVLRLPMFVEALPQKIGAIVGQNLELRCFAASEDLLDVAYVWYHNSLRLQTTQSIYSLLVINGGSLSFYNMSFANAGTYQCVVKTVVGSLSSTTELRVDGPPSPPGGVQVHEVIKKSVTLRWTDGATNGRPILFYIISARTNWNSEWRNVSQTAVSRRLDVFTDRKEVTLEDVVTPYASYEFRIYAVNELGTSLPSETSPQYNIPADAPYVHPQNVSGGGGKIGDLTITWTPLPLEDHNGPGMYYKVYWRRKGFDKEFAHQVLRNATKHGIATVPIPSEFYYTEYEVKVQAANREGYGPESPVVTIFSAEDIPHIQPQSLIAKPYNSTAINATWSPISLTRENIRGKLIGHRLKYWLEGAIEDSATYYLNRNTDSWALIVGLQPDTYYYIKVMAFNVAGAGPESERILERTYRKAPSNPPTSVFVKGVNPSTIKVVWRYVAPNQDEEPVSGFKVRVWPMDEDLSRAVDTIVPIGSTLEAYVYNLLPGKRYYTRVLAYSSGGDGRMSSPANKFQMGHEESFVNSAHRCASHSLTILILLFVFRSILL from the exons ATGAGTCTAATTAAAGTATCTCAATGGGTATTGTTCGCCTTGATTCACTCGATTATATTACCAATTTGCGTATCTCAACCGGTGGATCCGAACTTACCGCTGAAATGTCCAGAAAACTGGGTTCGTCATGAAAGCTCATGCTATCGTTTTGTCAAGTCGCCAATGCGGCCTCGCGCCGAAGCGTCGAAGAATTGTTTG GCATACGACGCCGAACTTGTTAACATTAATAATCAAGAAGAACATCGATTTATTACGCAAGAACTGAACTACATCGATCCCCAGCACAGAAGGTGGTACACTGGTGGTAAACAGCAAAGTCCAAATTACTGGATCAACGAAGGCGACGGAAGCTCTTTGGCTGAGCTGAGTCAGTTGTTTTTACCCGAACGAAATGGCCAGTATTACGGTTATCAGCTAAATAAAGATTATATAGTATACAA CTTCTCCTCAAGTGGTTGGGGATTCGAAAAAGTTACCGGTGACGAACACTTAACGTACATCTGCGAAGCACCATTCAGTAGGCTGGCTCATTTGGTGATCGAAGAACGAACTTTCACTTATGGAATCGATATCGACGATCCGGAGAAAATCCCTCGCGGACCGTACTTCGTCAAACAACCAGCACCCGTGGTGTATGATTTACAAAAGTCCGAGTCTAAGATAGATGTAGAAATGACCTGTATTGCCAAAGGATATCCGACGCCTACTTACGAATGGTTCAAAGAGGACTACGAGaatgataaaattatttccaaacgAATCGATCCTATGAAGAATAACCGGTATACGCTGTCTGGAGGTTCGTTGATTATCAACAGTCCTCaacag GTGATCGACCGAGGATCGTATTATTGTAAAGCTTCCAATAAATTTGGCTCAATTGTGTCAGAAACTGTTCTCCTGTCATTCGGATTTATCGGcgaatttaatttgaaaagagCGGTCGAATATGGTCAGCAGAATTGGGGAAAATCTATATTTTGCGATCCGCCTGAATTTTACCCAA AAGTGAAGTTTTATTGGGCTCGTAGTCGATTTCCTGATTTAGTCGAAGAAGATAAACGTGTCTTCGTATCATTCGACGGCGCGTTATATTTCGCTGCGTTAGAACAAATTGATCAAGGAAATTACAGTTGTAATGTACTGAGCGAGGGTAAAGATGCTTCTGCGGGTAAAAATGGACCAGTTTTCCCATTAATCGTTCAACCAAATG CCAACCCTCAACAGCTGCAGTTCGCCAACACTTTCCCGAAAGTTTTCCCCGAAGCTCCAATCGCTGGAAAAGAAGTCCGATTGGAATGTGTCGCTTTTGGATA CCCGATACCATCGTATAATTGGACCAGAAAAGCGGGTCATCTTCCAAAAGGATCTTACATGGCTAATCACAACAGAGTCTTGATTATCCCGAAAATTCGTATGGAAGACGAAGGGGAATACATATGTCGAATAAATAATGATCAGAGTATCAAAGAAGCCAGTATTACTTTACGTATTCAAG CCGAACCGAATTTCACGATTCCTATCACCGATCGACATGTGGATTGGGGCACCGATCTTACATGGACTTGCGAAGCCTTCGGAGTGCCAGATGTTTCCTATAAATGGTATAAAAATGGGGAACCCTTGATACCTCAAGACTTGCTTACGCAAGATAGCGCAAGATACATCATTCAAGACAATATATTGACCGTCAAATATGTGGATGAAAGAGATAACGCAATGTATCAGTGTCGTGCTAAGAATACTCATAAAGTTACCTATTCCTCAGCACAGCTCAGGGTTTTGA aattggcGCCCACATTCAAGAAGAGACCTCTAGATGCGGAAATTTATGCAGGTGAAAATAATAGAGTGTCGATCATTTGTAATCCGGAAGCGGCTCCTAGGCCTAAATTTACGTGGAAAAAAGAAGATTACAACAtcg GTAGTGGCGGTCCAAAATATATAATCGACGGAAATCTGACGATAAATCCGGTATCCAGATCTGACGCAGGAAGATACACTTGTATCGCAGCCAACGAATATGGATCTGATAGAAGTGTCACAAAATTGACCGTTTTAC GTTTACCTATGTTTGTCGAAGCTTTACCTCAGAAAATAGGCGCAATCGTGggtcaaaatttggaattgagaTGTTTCGCCGCTTCGGAAGATCTTCTAGACGTTGCTTATGTTTGGTATCACAACAGTCTGAGGTTGCAAACAACCCAAAGTATATATTCTTTATTG GTGATCAACGGAGGCTCTTTATCATTTTACAATATGTCTTTCGCGAATGCTGGTACCTACCAGTGCGTAGTGAAAACCGTAGTGGGATCTTTGTCTTCGACTACTGAACTCAGAGTAGATGGGCCGCCCAGTCCTCCTG GTGGTGTACAAGTTCACGAAGTTATTAAAAAAAGTGTTACTCTGAGATGGACAGACGGCGCCACAAACGGCAGACCTATCTTGTTTTACATCATTAGCGCTCGTACCAATTGGAATAGCGAATGGAGAAACGTGTCTCAAA cTGCCGTTTCTCGAAGGCTCGATGTGTTCACTGATCGAAAAGAAGTTACATTAGAAGATGTGGTTACTCCTTATGCATCGTATGAATTTCGTATTTACGCGGTCAACGAACTAGGTACTAGTTTACCATCGGAAACTTCGCCTCAATACAATATCCCTGCCGATGCACCTTACGTACATCCTCAAAATGTATCCGGTGGCGGAGGAAAAATTGGAGATCTTACTATAACTTGGACT CCTCTTCCGCTCGAAGATCATAACGGACCTGGAATGTATTACAAGGTGTATTGGAGAAGAAAAGGTTTTGATAAAGAGTTCGCGCATCAAGTTCTGCGAAATGCCACCAAACATGGAATCGCTACTGTGCCTATACCGTCCGAGTTCTATTACACCGAATACGAAGTTAAAGTTCAG GCTGCCAATCGTGAAGGATATGGTCCCGAATCTCCGGTAGTTACAATATTTTCGGCTGAAGATATTCCGCACATTCAGCCTCAATCTTTAATCGCTAAGCCGTACAATTCGACCGCCATTAATGCAACCTGGTCACCGATTTCTCTAACTAGAGAGAATATTCGTGGAAAATTAATCGGGCATCGG CTCAAGTATTGGCTGGAAGGTGCTATAGAAGATAGCGCAACGTATTACTTGAACCGTAATACTGATTCGTGGGCTTTGATCGTCGGTTTGCAACCAGATACGTATTATTACATCAAAGTTATGGCATTCAATGTCGCCGGTGCTGGACCGGAAAGTGAACGTATCTTAG AGAGAACTTACCGGAAAGCTCCTTCAAATCCTCCCACTTCTGTGTTCGTCAAAGGCGTTAACCCATCCACAATCAAGGTTGTTTGGAGATACGTGGCTCCTAATCAAGACGAAGAGCCTGTATCCGGCTTCAAA GTGCGCGTTTGGCCCATGGACGAAGATCTCAGTAGAGCCGTTGATACGATAGTTCCTATAGGATCAACATTAGAAGCCTATGTGTACAATCTGTTACCTGGCAAAAGATATTATACCAGAGTATTAGCGTACTCTAGTGGAGGTGACGGACGTATGTCGTCTCCAGCCAATAAGTTTCAAATgg GTCATGAGGAATCTTTTGTGAATTCAGCTCACAGATGCGCCAGCCATTCGTTGacaatattaattttattattcgtcTTTAGGTCGATTTTACTTTAA